Proteins co-encoded in one Meiothermus sp. genomic window:
- the arsN2 gene encoding arsenic resistance N-acetyltransferase ArsN2 has product MITYCTATSSDLPEVRALLAAAGLPKAGLEDHILNFMLALEGDKVVGCAGLEAHQSSGLLRSVVVAEEYRGMGIGAKLTEGMLDLARYKNLSSLSLLTETAADFFSRFGFAVVPRAELPAALHASQELQGACPDTAIAMTLSLTPPSEA; this is encoded by the coding sequence ATGATTACCTACTGCACCGCGACCTCGAGCGACCTACCGGAAGTGCGGGCCCTGCTGGCCGCCGCTGGCCTGCCGAAAGCGGGCCTGGAAGATCACATCCTGAACTTTATGCTGGCCCTCGAGGGCGATAAGGTGGTGGGCTGCGCGGGCCTCGAGGCCCACCAGAGCAGCGGCCTTTTGCGCTCGGTGGTGGTGGCCGAGGAATACCGCGGAATGGGAATTGGGGCCAAGCTTACCGAGGGTATGCTGGATCTGGCCCGCTACAAAAACCTCTCCTCGCTCTCGCTCCTCACCGAGACCGCCGCGGATTTTTTCAGCCGCTTCGGTTTTGCTGTGGTTCCACGCGCCGAGCTACCCGCTGCCTTGCATGCTTCCCAGGAACTCCAGGGGGCCTGCCCCGATACCGCCATCGCTATGACCCTCTCGCTGACACCCCCATCCGAAGCCTGA
- a CDS encoding MFS transporter, whose product MARSIPPPNGFYGWRIAWALALTQTIGFGVLYYAFGVFVKPMEAELGWSRAETSAAFSLALLVSGLAAFPVGRWFDRHGARGLMTAGSIWGALLVWGWAQVQNLTVFYLLWAGLGLAMAMVLYEVAFAVLAVWFRRYRPRAMLVVTLMAGLASTIFVPLSTWLVQAVGWRGALEILALIFALGTIPLHALVLRRRPEDIGQRPDGEFFLDSSSRPAPEPGVSVKEALRRPTFWWLSLGFALSRATSIALTAHMVPLLLEKGYSPALAATAAGMVGVMQLAGRILYTPFSQRGSLFYLSAAFLGGYTLSLLGLLWVPGGLGLWAFVLFFGLANGSISLAKPALIAETYGAKHYGSINGSMTSIIAVAQTIAPFGAGALHQLTGGYNAVLWVFAALAAASALAIAQAQPKPDHPMT is encoded by the coding sequence ATGGCCCGTTCCATACCGCCTCCCAATGGCTTTTACGGCTGGCGCATCGCCTGGGCCCTGGCCCTGACCCAGACCATTGGCTTTGGGGTGCTGTACTACGCCTTTGGGGTGTTCGTAAAGCCCATGGAGGCCGAGCTGGGCTGGAGCCGGGCCGAGACCTCGGCGGCCTTCTCGCTGGCTTTGCTGGTCTCGGGGCTGGCCGCCTTTCCGGTCGGGCGCTGGTTCGACCGGCACGGGGCTCGAGGCCTCATGACCGCGGGCTCCATCTGGGGCGCTTTGCTGGTCTGGGGCTGGGCCCAGGTGCAAAACCTCACGGTGTTTTACCTGCTCTGGGCGGGCCTGGGCCTGGCCATGGCCATGGTGCTCTACGAGGTGGCTTTCGCGGTGCTGGCGGTCTGGTTCCGCCGCTACCGCCCCCGGGCCATGCTGGTCGTAACCCTGATGGCCGGGCTGGCCAGCACCATCTTCGTGCCGCTAAGCACCTGGCTGGTGCAGGCCGTGGGCTGGCGCGGGGCGCTGGAGATACTGGCCCTCATCTTTGCCCTGGGCACCATTCCCCTGCACGCGCTGGTTTTGCGGCGCCGCCCGGAGGATATCGGGCAGCGACCCGACGGCGAGTTTTTTTTGGACAGCTCGAGCCGCCCTGCACCCGAACCCGGCGTGAGCGTTAAGGAAGCCCTGCGTCGGCCCACGTTCTGGTGGCTTTCGCTGGGGTTTGCCCTTTCCCGAGCCACCAGTATCGCCCTTACCGCCCACATGGTGCCCCTGCTCCTCGAGAAGGGCTATAGCCCGGCGCTGGCCGCCACCGCCGCCGGGATGGTCGGGGTGATGCAGTTGGCCGGGCGGATTCTCTATACCCCTTTTAGCCAGAGGGGCTCGCTCTTTTACCTGAGCGCGGCCTTTCTGGGCGGCTACACCCTGAGTCTGCTGGGCTTGCTGTGGGTTCCGGGGGGGCTTGGGCTCTGGGCCTTTGTGTTGTTTTTTGGCCTGGCCAACGGCTCCATATCCCTGGCCAAACCGGCTCTGATTGCCGAGACCTACGGGGCCAAACATTACGGCAGCATCAACGGCAGCATGACCTCCATCATCGCAGTTGCCCAGACCATCGCCCCTTTTGGGGCCGGCGCACTGCACCAACTCACCGGCGGCTACAACGCTGTGCTATGGGTATTTGCCGCCCTGGCCGCGGCCTCGGCCCTGGCCATTGCGCAGGCCCAGCCCAAACCTGATCACCCTATGACATGA
- a CDS encoding arsenate reductase ArsC, with product MRILVLCTHNSARSQMAEGWLRYWASRLGFPCEVWSAGTEQTFVKPDAIAVMQEVGIDLGGHTSKTLFDLPDPWNFDLVLTVCDAAAENCPAYPAKTHRLHVSFPDPTGKGLEEWRRVRDALGRMSEHLIRSLQKGQIPTEADLLEAAGLEQEQAT from the coding sequence GTGCGTATTCTGGTGCTCTGTACCCACAACTCGGCCCGCAGCCAGATGGCCGAAGGGTGGCTGCGCTACTGGGCCAGCCGCCTGGGCTTTCCCTGCGAGGTCTGGTCGGCGGGCACCGAACAAACCTTTGTGAAGCCCGACGCCATCGCGGTGATGCAGGAGGTGGGCATAGACCTGGGCGGGCATACCTCCAAAACCCTCTTCGACCTGCCCGACCCCTGGAACTTCGATCTGGTGCTTACCGTCTGCGACGCGGCCGCCGAAAACTGCCCGGCCTACCCGGCCAAAACCCACCGGCTGCACGTGTCCTTCCCCGACCCTACAGGTAAGGGTTTGGAGGAATGGCGCAGGGTGCGCGATGCCCTGGGCCGGATGTCCGAGCACCTGATCCGGAGCCTCCAGAAAGGCCAAATCCCCACCGAAGCCGATTTGCTCGAGGCCGCCGGGCTCGAGCAGGAGCAGGCCACCTGA
- a CDS encoding 4Fe-4S dicluster domain-containing protein: MPENNSTQPSADGLENRRAFLGKFASAVFAGMVLGGAPVKAEESKTTFALPSRSPDGPIRPELEYEDVLVRMQRELEAALERPIQKWVMVIDTRKCVGCHACTIACAVENKLPPGVVYRPVIEEQIGEYPNVSWRFTPRPCMQCDKPPCVPVCPVGATWKSADGIVDIDYNACIGCRYCLTACPYQARTSDFGDHWTDGTPGQGQMPYEELPMFEYGKEWKRDGHKSPVGNARKCHFCRHRLQQGLLPQCTTSCIGRATFFGDANDPNSLVSQLIHKPNATRLKEELGTEPRVYYLV; this comes from the coding sequence ATGCCAGAAAACAATTCCACGCAACCCAGTGCGGATGGGTTGGAGAACCGAAGGGCCTTTCTGGGTAAATTCGCCAGTGCGGTGTTTGCCGGGATGGTGCTGGGGGGCGCTCCGGTCAAGGCCGAGGAAAGTAAGACCACCTTTGCGCTGCCGAGCAGAAGCCCCGACGGCCCCATTCGGCCCGAGCTCGAGTACGAAGACGTACTGGTGAGGATGCAGCGGGAGCTCGAGGCGGCCCTCGAGCGACCCATCCAAAAGTGGGTCATGGTGATTGATACCCGCAAGTGTGTGGGCTGCCACGCCTGTACCATCGCCTGCGCAGTGGAGAACAAACTGCCTCCCGGAGTGGTCTACCGCCCTGTCATCGAAGAGCAGATAGGCGAGTACCCCAATGTCTCCTGGCGCTTCACCCCCCGCCCCTGCATGCAGTGCGATAAACCGCCCTGCGTGCCGGTCTGCCCGGTAGGGGCCACCTGGAAGAGCGCCGACGGCATCGTGGACATTGACTACAACGCCTGCATCGGCTGCCGCTACTGCCTCACGGCTTGCCCCTACCAGGCCCGCACCTCCGACTTTGGCGACCACTGGACCGACGGCACCCCCGGCCAGGGCCAGATGCCCTACGAGGAACTGCCCATGTTCGAATACGGCAAGGAGTGGAAGCGGGATGGTCATAAAAGCCCGGTAGGCAACGCCCGCAAATGCCATTTCTGCCGTCACCGCCTGCAACAGGGCCTGCTACCCCAGTGCACCACAAGCTGCATCGGGCGGGCCACCTTTTTTGGCGATGCCAACGACCCCAATTCCTTGGTATCGCAGCTCATCCACAAACCCAACGCCACCCGGCTCAAAGAAGAACTCGGTACCGAGCCACGGGTCTACTACCTGGTCTAG
- the nrfD gene encoding NrfD/PsrC family molybdoenzyme membrane anchor subunit encodes MNRTTGWILFAILAVVGLVGVFLRFTSSRDLAAYGSYIPWGLWVATYIFFAGLSAGAYVVAVLGHVFGVEKLKPLAPLSLAIALACLGAALVTVWFDLGHMERVFNVFLRPHFTSMMAWMVWLYTAYAITVLLALYGLWRGNLNLTRMALTIGTPLVVFYPGAAGALFGTVVAQSLWHSPVFPILFLFGGVLSGVALVTFASAFFTRRNDPGYPERIHLLGRITLGLAVLYLLLEWAEYSIPMWYQVGHEFEALMGVLFGPFWFVFWIFHLLLGMAVPIFLLARYPRNPVAVGWAGFLAASMFLAVRLNLVIPSQVQPQLEGLVNAYRDRRLSYSYVPTLFEWSVVAFSVALAIAIAYAVIWFLNREKKLEVTQ; translated from the coding sequence ATGAACCGCACAACTGGTTGGATTTTGTTTGCGATCCTGGCCGTGGTGGGACTGGTCGGAGTTTTTCTGCGCTTCACCAGCAGCCGCGACCTGGCTGCGTACGGCAGCTACATTCCCTGGGGTCTGTGGGTGGCTACCTACATCTTCTTCGCGGGCCTTTCGGCCGGGGCCTATGTGGTCGCGGTGCTGGGGCACGTGTTTGGCGTGGAAAAACTCAAACCGCTGGCCCCGCTGTCCCTGGCCATCGCCCTGGCCTGCCTGGGGGCGGCCCTGGTTACGGTCTGGTTCGATCTGGGGCACATGGAACGGGTCTTCAATGTCTTTTTGCGGCCTCATTTCACCTCCATGATGGCCTGGATGGTCTGGCTCTACACGGCCTATGCCATAACGGTCTTGCTGGCCCTGTACGGCTTGTGGCGTGGCAACCTCAACCTCACCCGAATGGCCCTGACCATAGGCACCCCGCTGGTGGTCTTCTATCCGGGGGCCGCCGGGGCCCTGTTCGGTACGGTGGTGGCCCAGAGCCTCTGGCATAGCCCGGTCTTTCCCATCCTGTTCTTGTTTGGGGGGGTGCTCTCGGGGGTGGCCCTGGTCACCTTTGCCAGTGCCTTCTTCACCCGCCGCAACGACCCCGGCTACCCAGAGCGCATCCACCTTTTGGGGCGCATCACCCTGGGGTTGGCTGTGCTGTACTTGCTCCTGGAGTGGGCCGAATACTCCATCCCGATGTGGTATCAGGTAGGGCATGAGTTTGAGGCGCTGATGGGCGTACTCTTCGGGCCCTTCTGGTTTGTGTTCTGGATCTTCCACCTGCTGCTGGGAATGGCCGTGCCCATCTTCCTGCTGGCCCGCTACCCACGCAACCCTGTGGCAGTGGGGTGGGCGGGCTTTTTGGCGGCCTCCATGTTCTTGGCGGTGCGTTTGAACCTGGTCATTCCCAGCCAGGTGCAACCGCAGCTCGAGGGTCTGGTCAACGCCTACCGCGACCGCCGCTTGAGCTATAGCTACGTTCCAACCCTGTTTGAGTGGTCGGTGGTGGCTTTTTCGGTGGCGCTGGCCATTGCCATTGCCTATGCCGTGATCTGGTTCTTGAACCGTGAGAAGAAGCTCGAGGTGACCCAATGA
- a CDS encoding molybdopterin-dependent oxidoreductase: MKGIQRRDLLKLGALGGGAALLGKQAAEVLQASAATVPGSYPIQEPENTLYSVCLQCNTGCPIKVKIYEGVAAKIDGNPITPWTMYPHLPYKTDLKDMAHVDGALCPKGQSGIQTVYDPYRIRKVLKRAGPRGSGKWVEIPFEQAIQEIVEGGQTFASIGDQRRYPGLKEYWALRDPKVMKAMSKAVDAIWAEKDKDKKKALVEQFKVEFKDHLDTLIDPDHPDLGPKNNQVVFNWGRLKGGRSDFFKWFFEQSFGTVNLHGHTTVCQGSLYFTGKAMSEQLDFDEKKGKFDWTGGKKFYWQGDLSGAEFAIFVGSNVYEGGYGPPLRVNRITQAVTEGKLKFVVIDPRAQKAVAHAAKWIAPKPGTDAAIALGMIRWILDNGRYDAKYLSAANKAAAKVIGEPTWSNATWLVKLDDKGFPAKLLRASDLGLPPFSKTVKDVTTEFDPPIALVKGVPTRIDVQSEDTPVVGDLFVNTTLGGIRVKSALQLIREEANKQSLEGWAEIAGIQPEDIAWLAFEFTNHGKRAAIDIHRGVSQHTNGFYNVLAWYTLGALIGSHDWQGGLVQNSTYDALGEKAEGPFFLKELHPKKLSPFGISIIRHGIKYENTTLFEGYPAKRPWYYNASDVYQEVLPSAAQGYPYPIKILFHYMGSPAYALPAGQTQIEAMLDPDKIGLIVASDIVVGDTYAYADYIFPDLSYLERWEFHGSHPNVIWKTQPLRQPTIAPIPETVQVFGEEMPLSMEAMLLGLAEKLGLPGFGEQGFANGMPFKRPEDFYLKMVANLAYGEAKDGSKAVPEANDEELELFVRARRHLPKSVFDLEKWKAAIGEEHWRRAVYVMNRGGRFEDFKKAFAEDGTVAHKYGKQINLYLEKQAGAKDAMTGKPYYPIAAYFPAYLDATGQPIADTEEGFELTLITHRIITMTKSRTVSNYWLLNVQPENFIAVPKEDAERLGLRDGQMVKVVSKSNPEGVWELGNGKKKPMIGKVKVVPGLRPGNVAFSLGYGHWVYGATDLEVNGQVIKGDPRRATGIHANAAMRVDPVLKDVTLSDLTGGSAVFYDSKVRLLPV, from the coding sequence ATGAAAGGTATTCAACGACGCGACCTGCTCAAGCTAGGGGCCTTGGGGGGTGGGGCGGCCCTGTTGGGTAAGCAAGCCGCCGAGGTGCTTCAGGCCAGCGCCGCTACCGTCCCCGGCAGCTACCCCATCCAGGAGCCCGAAAATACCCTGTACTCGGTTTGCTTGCAGTGCAACACCGGCTGCCCCATCAAGGTCAAAATCTACGAAGGGGTGGCAGCCAAAATTGACGGTAACCCCATCACCCCCTGGACCATGTACCCGCACCTGCCGTACAAAACCGATCTCAAAGACATGGCCCACGTGGACGGGGCGCTATGCCCCAAGGGGCAGTCGGGCATTCAGACCGTCTACGACCCCTACCGCATCCGCAAGGTGCTCAAGCGGGCCGGGCCGCGCGGCAGTGGTAAATGGGTGGAGATCCCCTTCGAACAGGCCATCCAGGAGATTGTGGAGGGCGGCCAGACCTTTGCCTCCATCGGGGATCAGCGCCGCTACCCCGGCCTCAAGGAGTACTGGGCCCTGCGCGACCCCAAGGTGATGAAGGCCATGAGCAAGGCAGTGGATGCCATCTGGGCCGAGAAGGACAAGGACAAGAAAAAAGCCCTGGTCGAGCAGTTCAAGGTAGAGTTCAAGGATCACCTCGACACCCTTATTGACCCCGATCACCCCGACCTGGGCCCCAAGAACAACCAGGTGGTTTTCAACTGGGGGCGGCTCAAGGGCGGGCGCTCCGACTTCTTCAAGTGGTTCTTCGAGCAAAGCTTCGGTACGGTCAACCTGCACGGCCACACCACCGTCTGCCAGGGCTCGCTCTACTTCACCGGCAAGGCCATGAGCGAGCAGCTCGACTTCGACGAGAAAAAGGGCAAGTTCGACTGGACCGGCGGTAAGAAGTTTTACTGGCAGGGCGACCTGAGCGGGGCCGAGTTTGCCATTTTTGTGGGCTCCAACGTGTACGAAGGGGGCTATGGCCCGCCCCTGCGGGTCAACCGAATTACTCAGGCCGTTACCGAGGGCAAGCTCAAGTTTGTGGTGATAGACCCCCGTGCCCAAAAAGCCGTAGCCCACGCGGCCAAATGGATTGCCCCCAAACCCGGCACCGACGCGGCCATCGCCCTGGGCATGATTCGCTGGATTCTGGATAATGGCCGCTACGACGCCAAATACCTCTCGGCAGCCAACAAAGCCGCCGCCAAGGTCATAGGCGAACCCACCTGGAGCAACGCCACCTGGCTGGTCAAGCTGGACGACAAAGGCTTCCCGGCCAAGCTGCTGCGGGCCAGCGACCTGGGCCTGCCCCCTTTTAGCAAAACCGTCAAGGACGTAACCACCGAGTTCGACCCGCCCATCGCGCTGGTCAAAGGGGTTCCTACCCGCATAGACGTGCAGAGCGAGGACACCCCGGTGGTGGGGGATTTGTTCGTCAACACCACCCTGGGTGGTATCCGGGTTAAGAGTGCTTTGCAGCTCATCCGCGAGGAAGCCAACAAGCAGAGCCTCGAGGGCTGGGCAGAAATTGCCGGCATCCAACCCGAGGACATCGCCTGGCTGGCCTTCGAGTTCACCAACCACGGCAAGCGGGCCGCCATTGACATACACCGGGGGGTTAGCCAGCACACCAACGGCTTCTACAACGTGCTGGCCTGGTACACCCTGGGGGCCCTGATTGGCAGCCACGACTGGCAGGGCGGTTTGGTGCAAAACAGTACCTACGACGCCCTGGGCGAGAAAGCCGAAGGCCCCTTCTTCCTCAAGGAGCTGCACCCCAAAAAGCTCTCTCCCTTCGGTATCTCCATCATCCGCCACGGCATCAAGTACGAGAACACCACCCTCTTCGAAGGCTATCCGGCCAAGCGCCCCTGGTACTACAACGCCTCCGACGTGTATCAGGAAGTACTGCCCTCGGCAGCCCAGGGCTACCCCTACCCCATCAAGATTCTCTTCCACTACATGGGCTCCCCGGCCTATGCCCTGCCGGCAGGCCAGACCCAGATCGAGGCCATGCTCGACCCCGACAAGATTGGGCTGATTGTGGCCTCGGATATCGTGGTGGGGGATACCTATGCCTACGCCGACTATATCTTCCCCGACCTGTCGTACCTCGAGCGCTGGGAGTTCCACGGCTCACACCCCAACGTGATCTGGAAAACCCAGCCCCTGCGCCAGCCGACCATTGCCCCCATACCCGAAACCGTGCAGGTTTTTGGCGAGGAGATGCCCCTCTCGATGGAGGCTATGCTGTTGGGGCTGGCCGAAAAGCTGGGCCTGCCGGGCTTTGGGGAACAGGGCTTCGCCAACGGTATGCCCTTCAAACGGCCCGAAGACTTCTACCTGAAAATGGTGGCCAACCTGGCCTACGGCGAGGCCAAAGATGGCAGCAAAGCGGTACCCGAGGCCAACGACGAGGAGCTCGAGCTCTTTGTCCGTGCCCGCCGACACCTGCCCAAGAGCGTTTTCGACCTCGAGAAATGGAAGGCCGCCATCGGCGAAGAACACTGGCGGCGGGCGGTGTACGTCATGAACCGGGGCGGTCGCTTCGAGGACTTCAAGAAGGCCTTTGCCGAAGATGGCACGGTAGCCCATAAATACGGTAAGCAGATCAACCTGTACTTAGAAAAACAGGCCGGGGCCAAAGACGCTATGACCGGGAAGCCCTACTACCCCATTGCGGCCTACTTCCCGGCCTACCTGGATGCCACCGGCCAGCCCATCGCCGACACCGAGGAAGGCTTCGAACTCACCCTGATCACCCACCGCATCATCACCATGACCAAGAGCCGCACCGTCTCGAACTACTGGCTGCTGAACGTGCAACCGGAAAACTTCATTGCCGTACCCAAAGAAGACGCAGAGCGCCTGGGGCTGCGCGACGGCCAGATGGTCAAGGTGGTCTCCAAAAGCAACCCCGAAGGGGTCTGGGAGCTGGGGAACGGCAAGAAAAAACCCATGATCGGCAAGGTCAAGGTTGTGCCCGGCCTGCGCCCGGGAAACGTGGCCTTTTCGCTGGGCTATGGTCACTGGGTCTATGGTGCTACCGACCTCGAGGTCAACGGCCAGGTGATCAAGGGCGACCCCCGCCGGGCTACCGGCATCCACGCCAACGCCGCTATGCGGGTTGACCCGGTACTCAAGGATGTAACCCTCTCCGACCTGACCGGCGGTAGCGCGGTCTTCTACGACAGCAAGGTGCGTCTGCTCCCTGTGTAG
- a CDS encoding helix-turn-helix transcriptional regulator — MVESMTVEPSGLAPQNGLQRGFQALSDPTRLRILGLLESGTRCVCELQSGLPEVAPNLLSHHLRVLREAGLVHAVRRGRWIDYALNAEALEQLRNAIPRPRAFSTACTCEDL, encoded by the coding sequence ATGGTTGAATCAATGACTGTTGAACCATCCGGCCTTGCGCCCCAAAATGGGTTACAGAGGGGCTTTCAGGCTCTCTCCGACCCCACCCGATTGCGCATACTGGGCCTACTGGAAAGTGGCACGCGCTGCGTCTGCGAACTCCAGAGCGGCCTTCCCGAGGTGGCCCCCAACCTGCTCTCGCATCACCTGCGGGTTCTGCGGGAGGCTGGGCTGGTGCACGCAGTACGACGGGGACGCTGGATTGACTACGCACTGAACGCCGAAGCCCTCGAGCAGCTCCGAAACGCCATCCCCCGCCCGAGGGCTTTTTCTACTGCCTGCACCTGTGAGGATCTATGA
- a CDS encoding permease, producing the protein MNTLRLSKPSPWIGLGLAALAWIVLYRSILPFWDWVVYGLLGLRADTRLGEAVHFFLYDTSKIVLLLCAIIFVVAVLRSFFSLERTRNLLGGRRAGVGNLLAAILGVVTPFCSCSAVPAFIGFVSAGVPLGITLTFLIASPMVNEVALVLLYTLFGWKIAALYLVSGLVLAIGAGLVLGRMGLERYVEPFVYQTKVGKTSFDPALGMRWEERFAVGLAEVKSILGKIWPYLLLGIGLGAVIHGWVPADLFARYAGPENPLAVLLAVLLGIPLYSNAAGILPLVEVLHQKGIPMGTLLAFMMAVVALSLPEMILLRQVLKLRLIAIWVAVVGLGIVLTGYLFNAVL; encoded by the coding sequence ATGAATACCCTGCGTCTGAGCAAACCCTCCCCCTGGATTGGCCTGGGGTTGGCCGCGCTGGCCTGGATAGTGCTGTACCGCTCGATTCTGCCCTTCTGGGACTGGGTGGTGTACGGGCTGCTGGGCCTGCGCGCAGACACCCGGCTGGGCGAGGCGGTGCACTTCTTCCTCTATGACACCAGCAAGATTGTGCTGCTGCTCTGCGCGATTATCTTCGTGGTGGCGGTGCTACGGAGCTTTTTCAGTCTCGAGCGCACCCGAAATCTGCTGGGTGGCCGGCGGGCCGGGGTGGGCAACCTGCTGGCCGCCATCTTGGGGGTTGTCACGCCATTTTGTTCGTGCAGTGCGGTTCCGGCTTTCATTGGCTTTGTCTCGGCGGGTGTGCCCCTGGGCATCACCCTCACCTTTCTGATTGCCAGCCCCATGGTCAACGAGGTGGCCCTGGTGCTGCTCTATACCCTGTTTGGCTGGAAAATTGCCGCACTGTATCTGGTTTCCGGTCTGGTTCTGGCCATAGGCGCTGGGCTGGTGCTGGGCCGCATGGGCCTCGAGCGCTACGTGGAGCCCTTTGTCTATCAGACCAAAGTGGGCAAAACCAGCTTCGACCCCGCCCTGGGCATGCGCTGGGAAGAGCGCTTTGCCGTGGGTCTCGCCGAGGTTAAGAGCATCCTGGGCAAGATCTGGCCCTACCTGCTTTTGGGCATTGGGCTGGGGGCGGTGATTCACGGCTGGGTTCCGGCGGACTTGTTCGCCCGCTATGCCGGGCCCGAGAACCCCCTGGCGGTGTTGTTGGCGGTGCTGCTGGGCATCCCGCTTTATTCCAACGCGGCGGGCATTCTGCCGCTGGTGGAAGTTTTGCACCAGAAGGGCATTCCGATGGGCACCCTGCTGGCCTTCATGATGGCGGTGGTGGCCCTTTCCCTGCCCGAGATGATTCTGCTGCGGCAGGTGCTCAAGCTGCGCCTGATTGCTATCTGGGTAGCGGTGGTGGGCCTGGGCATCGTGCTAACTGGCTACTTGTTCAACGCGGTTTTGTAG
- a CDS encoding thioredoxin family protein produces MNIESEMPTPSSPAHIKVLGPGCKNCQLLETHVKLALERMGKNLEVEKVTEIPQILAYGVMKTPALVIGDEVVVSGFVPSPRQIQEMLEARLA; encoded by the coding sequence ATGAATATCGAATCGGAAATGCCTACCCCTTCGAGCCCAGCCCACATCAAGGTCTTGGGGCCCGGCTGCAAAAACTGCCAGTTGCTCGAGACCCACGTCAAGCTGGCCCTGGAACGCATGGGCAAGAACCTCGAGGTGGAAAAAGTTACCGAGATTCCCCAAATCCTGGCCTACGGGGTGATGAAAACCCCCGCACTGGTAATTGGGGACGAGGTGGTGGTCTCGGGCTTTGTGCCCTCCCCAAGGCAGATTCAGGAGATGCTCGAGGCACGGCTGGCCTAG
- a CDS encoding helix-turn-helix transcriptional regulator: MQRFKALADPARVRLLRILAELPDEHTVRDPRCGTALGACFCHLTERLGLSAPTVSHHLKILREAGLIEVVRAGRWSYYRLHPAGIEGLLHDLDYLKQAHKALKLEVG; the protein is encoded by the coding sequence GTGCAGCGCTTCAAAGCCCTGGCCGACCCGGCCCGGGTGCGTTTGTTGCGGATTCTGGCCGAGCTGCCTGATGAACACACGGTGCGCGACCCCCGCTGTGGCACAGCCTTGGGGGCTTGTTTTTGCCATCTGACCGAGCGGCTGGGGTTATCTGCCCCTACGGTGAGCCACCACCTGAAAATCCTGCGCGAAGCGGGATTAATTGAGGTGGTGCGGGCGGGGCGCTGGTCGTACTACCGTCTGCACCCTGCGGGTATCGAGGGGCTGCTACACGACCTGGACTATCTCAAGCAAGCCCACAAGGCCTTAAAGCTCGAGGTCGGCTAG
- a CDS encoding IS5 family transposase, which produces MNRRAYPSDVRDEEWALVLPYLTLAPLEAPQRKYDLREVFNALRWMVRTGAQWDYLPHDFPPPHIVQAQAYRWMNRGVFEDLVHDLRMTLRMLQGKAAHPSAAIYDARTLQSTPQSGERAGYDGYKRRKGSKVHLAVDTLGHLLALVVTAASEQERAQVGALSQQVQEVTGEQVEVAFVDQGYTGEEAAQAAEAEGIALCVVKVEGAKRGFVLLPKRWVVERSFAWTSRFRRLARDYERLAETLRGWHWLAFSILMTAKTVELLRTAS; this is translated from the coding sequence ATGAACCGCCGTGCTTACCCATCGGACGTCCGTGATGAGGAATGGGCTCTGGTGCTGCCCTATTTGACCCTCGCCCCGCTGGAAGCACCCCAGCGCAAGTACGACCTGCGCGAAGTGTTCAACGCCCTGCGCTGGATGGTTCGAACCGGTGCTCAGTGGGACTACCTGCCCCACGACTTCCCACCCCCCCATATCGTTCAGGCGCAAGCCTACCGCTGGATGAACCGGGGGGTCTTCGAAGACCTGGTACACGACCTGCGCATGACCCTGCGAATGCTCCAGGGCAAAGCCGCCCATCCCAGCGCTGCCATCTACGATGCTCGCACCCTACAGTCCACCCCGCAAAGTGGGGAGCGGGCCGGATACGATGGGTACAAACGACGCAAGGGAAGCAAAGTTCACCTGGCGGTAGATACCCTGGGGCATCTGCTGGCCCTGGTAGTAACGGCGGCCAGTGAACAGGAACGGGCCCAGGTGGGAGCCCTCAGTCAACAGGTGCAGGAAGTGACGGGGGAGCAGGTGGAAGTGGCCTTTGTGGATCAGGGTTACACTGGGGAGGAAGCGGCACAAGCGGCAGAGGCGGAAGGCATCGCCCTGTGTGTGGTCAAGGTGGAAGGGGCCAAACGAGGATTCGTGCTGCTGCCGAAGCGTTGGGTGGTGGAACGTTCGTTTGCCTGGACATCCCGGTTTCGCAGGCTGGCGCGAGACTATGAGCGGCTGGCTGAGACCTTGCGAGGTTGGCACTGGTTGGCTTTTTCGATTCTGATGACAGCGAAAACTGTGGAGCTTTTACGAACAGCTAGTTAG